A window of the Helianthus annuus cultivar XRQ/B chromosome 4, HanXRQr2.0-SUNRISE, whole genome shotgun sequence genome harbors these coding sequences:
- the LOC118491442 gene encoding uncharacterized protein LOC118491442 — protein MAFATFNDTSDPISSLIDFVYPSILDNYNNHNYFRERAILTPKNKVVHEINDRLLALFPGEEREYLSSDSLCQTENPNSTQLKLYSPDVLNGLKVSGLPNHRLYNRVIEAEIISGGNIGTRTYIPRLNLIPSDKKIPFAFQRRQFSIVVCFAMTINKSQGQSLSRVGLYLRQPVFTHGQLYVALSRVKSRDGVKLLILDKDGKPTDKTSNVVYKEVFNKL, from the exons ATGGCTTTTGCGACCTTTAACGACACCTCTGATCCCATTTCATCTTTAATTGATTTCGTGTACCCTTCAATTTTAGATAACTACAACAATCATAACTACTTTAGGGAGAGGGCTATACTTACGCCTAAGAACAAGGTTGTGCATGAGATAAATGACAGGTTGTTAGCGTTATTCCCAGGCGAAGAAAGAGAGTATCTAAGCTCCGATAGTCTTTGTCAGACTGAGAATCCTAATTCAACACAGCTAAAACTATACTCACCAGATGTGTTGAATGGTCTTAAAGTATCAGGTTTGCCTAATCACAG ATTATACAACCGTGTCATAGAAGCAGAAATCATATCTGGAGGAAATATTGGCACTCGCACCTACATACCGAGACTTAATTTGATACCTTCAGACAAAAAGATTCCTTTTGCGTTTCAAAGGAGGCAATTTTCGATAGTTGTGTGTTTTGCGATGACTATCAACAAAAGTCAAGGGCAGTCGCTATCAAGGGTTGGTCTGTACTTGAGACAACCTGTTTTTACGCATGGTCAGTTGTATGTGGCTTTATCAAGGGTAAAATCCAGAGACGGAGTCAAATTGCTTATATTAGACAAGGACGGCAAACCTACCGATAAAACATCAAATGTTGTTTATAAGGAAGTGTTTAACAAATTGTga
- the LOC110935847 gene encoding translation initiation factor IF-2, chloroplastic isoform X2: protein MIAQAVLAPPKPRKAPDPGKFNDNFLKKSSAAAHRPKGKDDDNEIHDDETSELNVAIPGVKKGRKWSKASRKAIRLRLAREAKPVKVELMEVDEDGMLIDELAYNLAVTEGEILDHLYAKGIKPDGVQKLDKEMVKMICREYDVEVIDVGPAKIEEMAKKKEILDADDLNNLQDRPPVLTIMGHVDHRKTTLLDYIWKTKSY from the exons ATGATCGCTCAAGCGGTTTTAGCACCACCTAAACCCAGAAAGGCCCCGGATCCTGGAAAATTTAACGACAATTTCCTAAAGAAAAGTAGTGCAGCGGCGCATAGGCCGAAAGGTAAAGACGACGACAATGAAATTCACGATGACGAGACGTCTGAGCTTAACGTTGCGATCCCGGGTGTGAAAAAGGGTAGAAAGTGGAGTAAAGCGAGTAGGAAAGCGATTAGATTGCGGTTAGCGCGTGAGGCTAAGCCCGTTAAGGTTGAACTCATGGAAGTTGATGAAGACGGCATGTTAATCGATGAATTAGCGTATAATCTGGCGGTTACTGAAGGTGAGATTCTCGACCATCTTTACGCAAAGGGTATTAAGCCTGACGGGGTGCAAAAATTGGATAAAGAAATGGTGAAGATGATATGTAGAGAGTATGATGTAGAAGTTATTGATGTGGGTCCGGCTAAAATAGAGGAAATGGCGAAAAAGAAAGAGATTTTGGATGCAGACGATCTTAATAATTTACAAGATCGACCACCTGTTCTCACTATCATGGGTCATGTTGATCACAGAAAA ACAACACTTTTGGATTATATCTGGAAAACCAAG TCATATTAA
- the LOC110935847 gene encoding translation initiation factor IF-2, chloroplastic isoform X1 — MSSKPTVTDEDDSGTKTKERSGPVLIDKFASKRPAVYPMIAQAVLAPPKPRKAPDPGKFNDNFLKKSSAAAHRPKGKDDDNEIHDDETSELNVAIPGVKKGRKWSKASRKAIRLRLAREAKPVKVELMEVDEDGMLIDELAYNLAVTEGEILDHLYAKGIKPDGVQKLDKEMVKMICREYDVEVIDVGPAKIEEMAKKKEILDADDLNNLQDRPPVLTIMGHVDHRKTTLLDYIWKTKSY, encoded by the exons ATGTCATCAAAGCCCACTGTTACCGACGAAGACGACTCCGGTACAAAAACGAAAGAGAGAAGCGGGCCAGTTCTGATCGATAAATTCGCATCTAAAAGGCCAGCGGTTTACCCTATGATCGCTCAAGCGGTTTTAGCACCACCTAAACCCAGAAAGGCCCCGGATCCTGGAAAATTTAACGACAATTTCCTAAAGAAAAGTAGTGCAGCGGCGCATAGGCCGAAAGGTAAAGACGACGACAATGAAATTCACGATGACGAGACGTCTGAGCTTAACGTTGCGATCCCGGGTGTGAAAAAGGGTAGAAAGTGGAGTAAAGCGAGTAGGAAAGCGATTAGATTGCGGTTAGCGCGTGAGGCTAAGCCCGTTAAGGTTGAACTCATGGAAGTTGATGAAGACGGCATGTTAATCGATGAATTAGCGTATAATCTGGCGGTTACTGAAGGTGAGATTCTCGACCATCTTTACGCAAAGGGTATTAAGCCTGACGGGGTGCAAAAATTGGATAAAGAAATGGTGAAGATGATATGTAGAGAGTATGATGTAGAAGTTATTGATGTGGGTCCGGCTAAAATAGAGGAAATGGCGAAAAAGAAAGAGATTTTGGATGCAGACGATCTTAATAATTTACAAGATCGACCACCTGTTCTCACTATCATGGGTCATGTTGATCACAGAAAA ACAACACTTTTGGATTATATCTGGAAAACCAAG TCATATTAA